From one Lysinibacillus sp. G4S2 genomic stretch:
- a CDS encoding aspartate aminotransferase family protein has protein sequence MVQVNLNNDILKKDEQYVWHSMKPYNPQATYVVEKSNGARIVDTDGVEYIDAMAGLWCVNVGYGRKELADVAHEQMLKNAYAPLSQGHLPAVELAEKINEMLGGDYVIFFSNSGSEANETAFKMVRQYHQQKGESSRYKIVSRYRAYHGSSFGALAATGQAERKYKYEPLSPGFIHVAPPDQYREHESDTLAPTELASVKAVDKTMTWELSETIAAMILEPIITGGGVIMPPENYLKGIEEVCKKHGALMIVDEVICGFGRTGKPFGFMNYGVKPDIITMAKGITSAYLPLSATAVKREIYEAFTGSDAYGYFRHVNTFGGSPVSCAVALKNIEILEQEALFERSSEVGATTLQALQQALGKHPNVGDVRGKGLLIGIELVADKASKEPLPVDKVNAVIARCKERGVIIGKNGATVAGFNNVLTLSPPLNIAQEDLDTIVEVVIDSIHKVQA, from the coding sequence AGTAGAAAAATCAAATGGTGCGAGAATCGTTGATACAGACGGGGTTGAATACATCGATGCTATGGCAGGATTATGGTGTGTAAATGTAGGCTATGGACGCAAGGAATTAGCAGATGTTGCACATGAGCAGATGCTGAAAAACGCCTATGCGCCTTTATCGCAAGGACATTTACCAGCAGTTGAACTGGCTGAAAAAATCAATGAAATGCTTGGTGGAGACTATGTTATTTTCTTCTCTAATAGTGGGTCAGAAGCTAACGAGACAGCGTTTAAAATGGTGCGCCAGTATCATCAGCAAAAAGGAGAAAGCTCCCGTTATAAAATTGTTTCTCGCTACCGTGCGTATCACGGAAGTTCTTTTGGAGCATTGGCTGCGACAGGGCAAGCGGAACGAAAATATAAATATGAACCATTATCTCCTGGCTTTATCCATGTAGCACCACCTGATCAATATCGAGAACACGAAAGTGATACACTTGCTCCAACAGAGTTAGCGAGCGTAAAGGCTGTAGATAAGACGATGACGTGGGAGCTAAGCGAAACAATAGCCGCTATGATTTTAGAGCCTATTATTACAGGTGGGGGCGTCATTATGCCTCCGGAAAACTATTTAAAGGGCATTGAGGAAGTGTGTAAAAAACATGGAGCTCTGATGATTGTAGACGAAGTAATTTGTGGCTTTGGTCGAACAGGTAAGCCATTTGGATTTATGAACTACGGTGTAAAGCCGGATATTATTACAATGGCAAAAGGGATTACAAGTGCCTATTTACCGTTATCAGCGACAGCGGTGAAACGTGAAATTTATGAGGCATTCACTGGATCTGATGCGTACGGTTATTTCCGCCATGTTAATACATTTGGTGGCTCACCTGTATCTTGTGCGGTGGCATTAAAAAATATTGAGATTCTTGAGCAAGAAGCATTGTTTGAAAGATCTAGTGAGGTTGGAGCTACTACTCTGCAGGCACTCCAGCAAGCATTAGGTAAACATCCGAATGTAGGGGATGTTCGAGGTAAGGGTTTATTAATTGGTATAGAACTAGTTGCCGATAAAGCATCTAAGGAGCCTTTACCAGTAGATAAAGTAAATGCTGTTATTGCAAGATGTAAAGAGCGAGGTGTCATCATTGGTAAAAATGGTGCAACTGTTGCAGGCTTTAATAATGTATTAACATTATCGCCACCACTTAATATTGCACAAGAGGATCTTGATACGATAGTAGAAGTTGTAATTGATAGTATTCATAAAGTGCAGGCATAA
- a CDS encoding methyl-accepting chemotaxis protein, translated as MRFFRYIMVKDKLLVLMMVCVLSNILLGVFSVDYLRKMSWHASESYTEGLVPIGWLNELEESQRQLDYIVDSAGTYQEMTAVLKNVEQPLGHLENLEVDKKMDHQMKKYKALLEQQIELVDSYKQLEQNERQQFYVQTYLPVSQQSHTLLEETQSYLVQKSEEQQQAYQKDVQFGYWLLGGVCLFVVLLVIFIGFIATKAVNIPTRQLKSLLKRAEQGDFTANASYVAQDELGEVILSYNQMATEVKRLLHTVTNSAHEVEEMSGKLQQSSEQSSNTTVKIAKDVQSISNSTAASSTKLASNTASLEEVLDGVQVILEKVQVVENFAHKTARDAESGTEIVQANLTQIQAIKHAVEKSNTAIFNLVERAATIDQMVEVIEKITAQTNLLALNASIEAARAGEHGKGFAVVANEVRKLAEQTVQSTQTITSIVQNIHLDSNYAVQMMEGVLAATEKGVHVTGDTATSFDQILEKVHTIKPYIMEVSATVQEIANHTKKVSEDAVMLTSFSDTNAASTKHVATLTADQLTAQQQFHDYIQELRKVSKVLQIAVKRFSI; from the coding sequence ATGCGTTTTTTTCGATACATAATGGTGAAGGACAAGCTGCTCGTACTAATGATGGTTTGTGTACTATCGAATATATTGCTAGGTGTTTTTAGTGTGGATTATTTACGGAAAATGTCATGGCATGCAAGTGAAAGCTATACAGAAGGACTTGTACCAATCGGATGGTTAAATGAACTAGAGGAATCACAACGTCAATTAGATTATATAGTAGATTCAGCTGGGACTTATCAAGAAATGACAGCAGTTTTAAAAAATGTTGAGCAGCCTTTAGGTCATTTGGAAAATCTAGAAGTCGATAAAAAAATGGATCATCAGATGAAGAAATACAAGGCATTACTAGAACAGCAGATAGAACTAGTCGATAGCTATAAGCAGTTAGAACAAAATGAACGACAACAGTTTTATGTTCAGACATATTTACCTGTAAGCCAGCAAAGTCATACATTATTAGAAGAAACTCAAAGCTATTTGGTCCAGAAATCTGAGGAACAGCAACAGGCATACCAGAAAGATGTGCAATTTGGTTATTGGCTATTGGGAGGAGTGTGTCTATTTGTTGTTCTGTTAGTGATATTTATAGGGTTTATAGCAACAAAAGCTGTAAATATACCAACACGTCAATTGAAGTCATTATTAAAGCGTGCAGAGCAAGGGGATTTTACAGCGAATGCCAGCTATGTGGCGCAGGATGAGCTTGGCGAAGTAATATTGTCTTACAATCAAATGGCAACAGAGGTGAAAAGACTACTTCATACAGTAACAAATAGTGCACATGAGGTTGAAGAAATGTCTGGGAAGCTGCAACAATCCTCGGAGCAGTCGTCTAACACAACCGTCAAGATTGCTAAGGATGTGCAGTCCATTTCAAATTCAACAGCTGCTTCTTCAACAAAATTAGCTTCCAATACAGCTTCTCTAGAGGAAGTGCTGGATGGTGTGCAAGTAATTTTAGAAAAAGTACAGGTTGTTGAAAATTTTGCTCATAAAACTGCACGTGATGCAGAAAGTGGCACGGAAATTGTACAGGCAAATTTAACGCAAATACAGGCAATTAAACATGCGGTTGAAAAATCAAATACAGCCATTTTTAATCTTGTAGAGAGAGCCGCTACAATCGATCAAATGGTCGAGGTAATTGAAAAAATTACGGCACAAACAAATCTCTTAGCCTTAAATGCATCTATTGAGGCTGCTAGAGCAGGGGAGCATGGCAAAGGATTTGCGGTTGTAGCCAATGAAGTACGTAAGCTTGCGGAGCAGACAGTTCAGTCAACGCAAACAATTACGTCCATTGTACAAAACATTCATTTAGATTCTAATTATGCTGTGCAAATGATGGAGGGCGTGTTAGCCGCAACTGAAAAGGGTGTACATGTAACAGGAGATACGGCAACAAGCTTTGATCAAATTTTAGAAAAAGTACATACAATTAAGCCATATATAATGGAAGTATCTGCAACCGTTCAAGAGATTGCAAACCATACGAAAAAGGTTAGTGAGGATGCGGTAATGTTAACATCATTTTCTGATACGAATGCAGCATCAACTAAACATGTAGCTACTTTAACAGCCGATCAGTTAACCGCGCAGCAGCAATTCCATGATTATATTCAAGAGTTACGTAAAGTATCAAAAGTTTTACAAATAGCCGTAAAGCGGTTCTCAATTTAA
- a CDS encoding L-threonine 3-dehydrogenase → MKKIMVTGALGQIGSELVEKLRGIYGEDNVLATDVRKLENIKGPFEVLDVTDGQRMHELAKDFGADTMMHLAALLSATAERNPLLAWNLNMGGLMNALEVSRELNLQFFTPSSIGAFGPSTPKDNTPQDTLQRPTTMYGVNKVAGELLCDYYFNRFGVDTRGVRFPGLISYVTPPGGGTTDYAVEIFYEAIEQGKYTSYIQEGTYMDMMYMPDALQAIVDLMEADSSKLIHRNAFNITAMSFEPSEIAKEIKKHLPHFHMDYNVDPVRQAIADSWPNSINIEAAQKEWGFKAQYDLTKMTVDMLEKLKIKLQKKAIS, encoded by the coding sequence ATGAAAAAGATAATGGTTACAGGAGCACTTGGTCAAATCGGTTCTGAACTCGTAGAAAAGCTTCGAGGTATTTATGGAGAGGACAATGTATTAGCGACAGATGTTCGAAAGCTTGAAAATATTAAGGGTCCATTTGAAGTATTGGACGTGACGGATGGACAAAGAATGCATGAATTAGCGAAGGATTTTGGTGCAGATACAATGATGCATTTAGCGGCGTTATTATCAGCAACAGCAGAAAGAAATCCATTGCTGGCATGGAATTTAAATATGGGCGGTTTAATGAATGCGCTTGAGGTTTCGCGTGAGTTAAACTTGCAATTTTTTACGCCGAGCTCAATAGGTGCGTTCGGTCCATCGACACCGAAGGATAATACGCCACAGGATACATTACAACGCCCAACAACAATGTATGGGGTAAATAAAGTAGCTGGCGAGCTATTATGTGATTATTATTTCAATCGTTTTGGTGTAGATACTCGCGGTGTACGCTTCCCAGGGTTAATTTCATACGTAACGCCTCCAGGTGGTGGTACGACAGACTATGCGGTTGAGATCTTCTATGAGGCGATTGAGCAAGGTAAGTATACATCTTATATTCAAGAAGGCACGTACATGGACATGATGTACATGCCAGATGCATTGCAGGCTATTGTAGATTTAATGGAAGCAGATAGTAGCAAACTAATACATCGTAATGCCTTTAATATAACTGCAATGAGCTTTGAGCCATCTGAAATTGCTAAGGAGATTAAAAAACATTTGCCACATTTCCATATGGATTATAATGTGGATCCAGTGCGTCAGGCGATAGCAGATAGTTGGCCAAACTCTATAAATATAGAAGCGGCACAGAAAGAATGGGGCTTTAAAGCACAGTATGACTTAACAAAAATGACAGTTGATATGCTAGAAAAATTAAAAATCAAACTACAAAAAAAGGCCATTTCATAA
- a CDS encoding YvrJ family protein, whose protein sequence is MDLNAVVQIIGNVGFPIAITIYLLHTFGVKIESLDSSI, encoded by the coding sequence ATGGATCTAAACGCTGTTGTTCAGATTATTGGTAATGTAGGCTTTCCTATTGCTATAACCATATACTTACTTCACACTTTCGGGGTAAAAATTGAGTCCCTTGATTCATCCATTTAA
- a CDS encoding sigma factor-like helix-turn-helix DNA-binding protein, translating into MDKLVENFLEKHENKRLLKEYLTCPTDFKREHLQTEFNEFFLQIKLLSYFSKSLHFLAQNIDKKNRDRNKKASLTLVDSDDYKSLQNIPDDKTLDCEILFDVECVENYFENKILYEVIAKLTLNQKKILYLFYIKSKSDKDIAQILGVSVQSINKQRNGVLTKKGEFKDGSKRCCSDYW; encoded by the coding sequence ATGGACAAATTAGTAGAAAATTTCTTAGAAAAACACGAAAACAAAAGATTACTGAAAGAATATTTAACATGCCCAACTGATTTTAAAAGAGAGCATTTGCAAACAGAGTTTAATGAGTTTTTTCTACAAATAAAACTGTTATCTTATTTTTCCAAAAGCCTACATTTTTTAGCTCAAAACATTGATAAGAAGAATCGAGATAGAAATAAAAAAGCGTCTCTAACTTTGGTTGATTCAGATGACTATAAGAGCCTTCAAAATATTCCTGATGATAAAACTTTAGATTGTGAAATTCTTTTTGATGTAGAGTGTGTAGAAAATTATTTTGAAAATAAAATCCTCTATGAAGTTATCGCAAAATTAACCTTAAACCAAAAGAAAATTCTTTATTTGTTTTATATAAAAAGCAAGTCTGATAAGGACATAGCTCAAATATTGGGTGTGTCTGTACAATCTATCAATAAACAAAGAAATGGGGTTTTAACTAAAAAAGGAGAGTTTAAAGATGGATCTAAACGCTGTTGTTCAGATTATTGGTAA